Proteins encoded by one window of Deltaproteobacteria bacterium:
- a CDS encoding TonB-dependent receptor, which translates to MMTLTRPRAWILALAISSLAAPSGLRAQEEPPPEEAIDEYMAMSLENLLDLQVTVATKLAKSARESPGVITVITREELLDAGARDLIDVMQLVPGFSPGTDVEGVVGLGFRGTWGFEGKVLLLLDGLEMNERAYANLFLGNHYPIEAIERIEIIRGPGSVVYGGFAELGVINVVTRSADDFRGISLTGHYGLMERSFGRRTLSLTAAEKFGELGVSLSAYLGQGTRSNGTVETFYGESYEMDPVNSALDPAMVNLGLTYKGLKLRYILDGYRTTNRIGFGDELAPEALHNDLTGHYAGVSYDWRLLEGRMVITPQFQFKRVRPWYQPEELDLDVYASAAYTFIDQTYTTWSGGVTAAYDLREGLNLMLGVQGLFDQAIANSPGPDGLNLFGDGEEVTYFSVAGFGQILWDNPWVNVAAGVRYENHSATRASLVPRLGLNKVVGPWHIKFQAAQSFRTPAVQQFELGVTELPTPTTPDEEIAWGIDPEKATVFELETGYRITQQLYAGINLFDTTLQDPIVYYYDFDRDEEFYANQGQTGSRGVEAELRFQHPVVKAHLTYSFYAEAGKNEVASYAVDGEKGPLLGFPQHKVTLLARVTPIEGLNVSASLIFMSERFAYTSVDASDELVLGREDPTLLLNLYARYAIPGVEGLEVGVGAYDLLGSGYRYVQPYDGYHAPYPAPTREFVGKIGYTLRFD; encoded by the coding sequence ATGATGACCCTCACTCGCCCCCGGGCCTGGATCCTCGCCCTCGCCATCTCGTCACTCGCCGCTCCCTCCGGGCTCCGGGCCCAGGAGGAGCCGCCCCCCGAGGAGGCCATCGATGAGTACATGGCGATGTCCCTCGAGAACCTCCTCGACCTCCAGGTGACGGTGGCGACCAAGCTCGCCAAGAGCGCCCGGGAGTCCCCCGGGGTGATCACGGTCATCACCCGGGAGGAGCTCCTCGACGCCGGCGCCCGCGATCTGATCGACGTGATGCAGCTGGTCCCCGGCTTCTCCCCGGGCACCGACGTGGAGGGGGTCGTGGGCCTCGGCTTCCGCGGCACCTGGGGCTTCGAGGGCAAGGTGCTCCTCCTGCTCGATGGTCTCGAGATGAACGAGCGGGCCTACGCCAACCTCTTCCTCGGCAACCACTACCCCATCGAGGCCATCGAGCGCATCGAGATCATCCGGGGTCCCGGATCCGTGGTGTACGGTGGCTTCGCCGAGCTCGGCGTCATCAACGTCGTGACCCGCTCCGCCGACGACTTCCGCGGGATCTCCCTGACCGGCCACTACGGCCTGATGGAGCGCAGCTTCGGCCGCCGCACCCTCTCCCTGACCGCCGCCGAGAAGTTCGGGGAGCTGGGCGTCAGCCTCTCCGCCTACCTGGGGCAGGGCACCCGCAGCAACGGCACCGTCGAGACCTTCTACGGTGAGAGCTACGAGATGGACCCGGTCAACTCGGCCCTCGATCCGGCGATGGTCAACCTCGGCCTCACCTACAAGGGCCTGAAGCTGCGCTACATCCTGGACGGCTACCGGACCACCAACCGGATCGGCTTCGGCGACGAGCTCGCCCCCGAGGCTCTGCACAACGACCTGACCGGCCACTACGCCGGGGTCAGCTACGATTGGCGCCTGCTCGAGGGCCGGATGGTGATCACGCCGCAGTTCCAGTTCAAGCGGGTCCGGCCCTGGTACCAGCCCGAGGAGCTCGATCTCGATGTCTATGCGAGCGCCGCCTACACCTTCATCGACCAGACCTACACCACCTGGTCCGGGGGGGTGACGGCTGCCTACGACCTGCGCGAGGGGCTCAACCTGATGCTCGGCGTCCAGGGGCTCTTCGACCAGGCCATCGCCAACTCGCCGGGCCCCGACGGGCTCAACCTCTTCGGCGATGGCGAGGAGGTCACCTACTTCTCGGTGGCTGGCTTCGGGCAGATCCTCTGGGACAACCCCTGGGTCAACGTCGCCGCGGGCGTCCGCTACGAGAACCACAGTGCCACGCGGGCCTCCCTGGTACCCCGCCTGGGCCTCAACAAGGTCGTCGGCCCCTGGCACATCAAGTTCCAGGCGGCCCAGTCCTTCCGCACCCCGGCGGTGCAGCAGTTCGAGCTCGGCGTGACCGAGCTGCCCACCCCGACCACGCCGGACGAGGAGATCGCCTGGGGCATCGACCCCGAGAAGGCGACCGTCTTCGAGCTCGAGACCGGCTACCGCATCACCCAGCAGCTCTACGCCGGCATCAACCTCTTCGACACCACCCTCCAGGATCCGATCGTCTACTACTACGACTTCGATCGAGACGAGGAGTTCTACGCCAACCAGGGCCAGACCGGCTCGCGCGGCGTGGAGGCCGAGCTGCGCTTCCAGCACCCCGTGGTCAAGGCTCACCTGACCTACTCGTTCTACGCCGAGGCCGGGAAGAACGAGGTCGCCTCCTACGCAGTCGACGGCGAGAAGGGCCCGCTGCTGGGCTTCCCGCAGCACAAGGTCACGCTGCTCGCCCGGGTCACCCCGATCGAGGGGCTGAACGTCTCGGCCTCGCTGATCTTCATGAGCGAGCGCTTCGCCTACACCTCGGTGGACGCCAGCGACGAGCTGGTCCTCGGCCGTGAGGACCCGACCCTGCTCCTGAACCTCTACGCGCGCTACGCCATCCCGGGGGTCGAGGGCCTCGAGGTCGGGGTGGGGGCCTACGACCTCCTCGGCAGCGGCTACCGCTACGTCCAGCCCTACGACGGCTACCACGCGCCCTATCCCGCGCCGACGCGGGAGTTCGTGGGCAAGATCGGCTACACCCTCCGCTTCGACTAG
- a CDS encoding YfiR/HmsC family protein, with amino-acid sequence MRVLTPSHLARVAVLALLGLLLAPRPSQAAEVPLNLQAALFTKIFKLNQKLASKGDDLELLIVHAPGQLSQAYQVTTAFSRAGVRAQAVSTTSLRSKVSGADVVYVMSGVDAAEVSGLVASNGVLSIAGSSDPVEGGQVAVGVELGHGGRPKIVLNLRRASNETHTFSSQLLRLARIVH; translated from the coding sequence ATGAGAGTCCTCACCCCATCCCACCTGGCACGAGTCGCGGTCCTCGCGCTGCTCGGCCTGCTGCTCGCGCCCCGGCCGAGCCAGGCCGCCGAGGTTCCGCTCAACCTGCAGGCCGCGCTCTTCACCAAGATCTTCAAGCTGAACCAGAAGCTGGCCAGCAAGGGCGACGACCTCGAGCTCCTCATCGTCCACGCCCCCGGGCAGCTCTCGCAGGCCTACCAGGTGACCACCGCCTTCTCCCGGGCGGGGGTCCGCGCCCAGGCCGTCTCCACCACGAGCCTGCGCAGCAAGGTCTCCGGAGCGGACGTCGTCTACGTCATGAGCGGTGTCGACGCCGCGGAGGTGAGCGGACTCGTCGCCTCCAACGGTGTCCTCTCGATCGCGGGCAGCTCCGATCCGGTCGAGGGCGGGCAGGTCGCCGTCGGCGTGGAGCTGGGCCACGGCGGCCGCCCCAAGATCGTCTTGAACCTCCGCCGCGCCAGCAACGAGACCCACACCTTCTCCTCCCAGCTGCTGCGCCTGGCCCGTATCGTCCACTGA
- a CDS encoding SlyX family protein, with protein MEERITELETLVGFQEQTLERLSADLLEQGRVIVELERRLHAVEEKLGAIPVSPVKDEADESPPPHY; from the coding sequence ATGGAAGAACGAATCACCGAGCTGGAGACCCTGGTCGGCTTCCAGGAGCAGACCCTCGAGCGCCTCTCCGCCGATCTCCTCGAGCAGGGAAGGGTCATCGTCGAGCTGGAGCGGCGCCTTCACGCCGTCGAGGAGAAGCTCGGCGCGATCCCGGTCAGCCCGGTGAAGGACGAGGCCGACGAGTCGCCACCCCCACACTACTAG
- a CDS encoding beta-eliminating lyase-related protein, whose protein sequence is MSINFRSDNESPAAEAILEALVAANTGSAWAYGEDDWTAALEEAFGALFECETTVVPLGTGTAANSIALAALCPPWGSVYCHREAHIHGDEGGAPEFYGQGLRIVPVEGPGGKLQPEALEAALRANTGHGVHSYAPAALSLTQSTECGTVYRPGELAALTALARERGMGTHLDGARFANAVAHLGCAPADLTWRAGIDLLSFGASKNGCLAAEALVIFDRPELRERVERLRKRGGHLFSKMRYPSAQLLAYLEGGRWLELAARANGQASAFARTVSTHGEARLAYPVEANEVFVIWNPAGFERLEAAGMEFHRWPGREDLARFVFSHATTDAETGALCAALDG, encoded by the coding sequence ATGTCCATCAACTTCCGGAGCGACAACGAGTCCCCGGCCGCCGAGGCGATCCTGGAGGCCCTGGTCGCGGCCAACACCGGGTCCGCCTGGGCCTATGGCGAGGACGACTGGACGGCGGCCCTCGAGGAGGCCTTCGGCGCCCTCTTCGAGTGCGAGACCACGGTGGTGCCCCTGGGCACCGGCACCGCGGCCAACAGCATCGCCCTGGCGGCCCTCTGTCCGCCCTGGGGCTCGGTCTACTGCCACCGCGAGGCGCACATCCACGGTGACGAGGGCGGCGCGCCCGAGTTCTACGGCCAGGGCCTGCGGATCGTCCCGGTCGAGGGGCCCGGGGGAAAGCTCCAGCCCGAGGCCCTGGAGGCGGCGCTGCGGGCCAACACCGGCCACGGGGTGCACAGCTATGCGCCGGCGGCCCTCAGCCTGACCCAGAGCACCGAGTGCGGGACCGTCTACCGTCCCGGGGAGCTGGCGGCCCTCACCGCCCTGGCCCGGGAGCGAGGGATGGGCACCCACCTCGACGGCGCGCGCTTCGCGAACGCCGTGGCCCACCTCGGCTGCGCGCCGGCCGACCTCACCTGGCGCGCGGGGATCGACCTGCTCTCCTTCGGCGCCAGCAAGAACGGCTGCCTGGCCGCCGAGGCCCTGGTGATCTTCGACCGGCCCGAGCTGCGCGAGCGGGTCGAGCGGCTGCGCAAGCGCGGCGGTCACCTCTTCTCGAAGATGCGCTACCCCTCGGCCCAGCTCCTGGCCTACCTCGAGGGGGGGCGCTGGCTGGAGCTCGCCGCCCGGGCGAACGGGCAGGCGAGCGCCTTCGCCCGGACCGTCTCGACGCACGGCGAGGCCCGGCTGGCCTACCCGGTCGAGGCCAACGAGGTCTTCGTGATCTGGAACCCGGCGGGCTTCGAGCGGCTCGAGGCCGCCGGGATGGAGTTCCACCGCTGGCCCGGCCGGGAGGACCTGGCGCGCTTCGTCTTCTCCCACGCCACCACCGACGCCGAGACCGGCGCCCTCTGCGCGGCGCTGGACGGCTGA
- a CDS encoding cation diffusion facilitator family transporter has translation MPSEPAPHEHPSPPTDKRGRLVAALASLVVGVALLITKLVAWRLTGSAAVLSDALEGIVNVAAAGFALYSVYLSDKPPDLDHPYGHGKVEFLSAGFEGGLIFLAGGLILHESIDRLIVGGELQRIGLGLILITGAAVVNLLLGLYLIRVGKRTGSLTLVADGKHLLTDVWTSGASVVALVAVWLTSFGWLDPVIAILAALNILRIGAGLFREAVKGIMDTADPDDLAKVSRLLQAVDHPLFRGWARLRARHQGALHHVDFVLYVPDDTTVAEGHGLADHVEAVIVDGLGQAEVICHVEPESLRIIARPP, from the coding sequence ATGCCCTCCGAGCCCGCCCCCCACGAGCACCCGAGCCCGCCGACCGACAAGCGGGGGCGGCTGGTCGCGGCCCTGGCCTCCCTGGTCGTGGGCGTCGCCCTGCTGATCACCAAGCTGGTGGCCTGGCGCCTCACCGGCTCTGCGGCGGTGCTCTCGGACGCCCTCGAGGGCATCGTGAACGTCGCGGCCGCGGGCTTCGCCCTCTACTCGGTCTACCTCTCGGACAAGCCCCCGGACCTCGATCACCCCTACGGCCACGGCAAGGTCGAGTTCCTCTCGGCGGGCTTCGAGGGCGGGCTGATCTTCCTCGCCGGGGGGCTGATCCTCCACGAGTCCATCGATCGGCTGATCGTCGGCGGCGAGCTGCAGCGCATCGGGCTGGGCCTGATCCTGATCACCGGCGCCGCGGTGGTGAACCTGCTCCTGGGCCTCTACCTGATCCGGGTGGGCAAGCGCACCGGCTCCCTCACCCTGGTGGCCGACGGGAAGCACCTGCTCACCGACGTCTGGACCTCGGGCGCCAGCGTGGTGGCCCTGGTGGCGGTCTGGCTCACCTCCTTCGGCTGGCTCGATCCGGTCATCGCCATCCTGGCGGCGCTGAACATCCTGCGGATCGGCGCCGGGCTCTTCCGGGAGGCGGTGAAGGGCATCATGGACACGGCGGATCCCGACGACCTGGCGAAGGTCTCGCGGCTCCTCCAGGCGGTCGACCACCCCCTCTTCCGCGGCTGGGCTCGCCTGCGGGCCCGCCACCAGGGCGCGCTCCACCACGTGGACTTCGTCCTCTACGTCCCCGACGACACCACCGTCGCCGAGGGGCACGGGCTCGCGGATCACGTCGAGGCGGTGATCGTGGACGGGCTCGGCCAGGCCGAGGTCATCTGTCACGTCGAGCCCGAGTCGCTGCGCATCATCGCCCGGCCACCCTGA
- a CDS encoding N-acetyltransferase: protein MAANNLEVRPVRTSAERRAFIKFPWKVLEGDPAWVPPLVMDRKDFLDRKKHPFYLHGDAELFLAWRGDEVVGRIMASDDPRYNEVHETNQVGAGMFDAIDDVGVAGALFDAVAAWGKAKGRDTVLGPLDYSSNYNWGLLIDGFDTPPRVMMPHNPPYYQRLFEETGFEKVKDLWAWWLTKEQEPPERWRKLAERMAKRGGVTIRSANLKDYENEVQHLMHIYNEAWEDNWGFVKMTEPEFEHLAKEMKLLIDTNLLLFAEVEGKPVGFSLALPDINEVLRHLPDGKLTTFGLPIGLGKLLYYKNKIRTIRLITLGILPGYRRRGITEQLILRTYDVGSAHGYTACEMGWTLEDNDLINRPIEALGSTKYKTMRVYQRAIG, encoded by the coding sequence ATGGCCGCCAACAACCTGGAAGTCCGCCCGGTCCGCACGAGCGCCGAGCGCCGCGCCTTCATCAAGTTCCCCTGGAAGGTCCTCGAGGGCGATCCGGCCTGGGTCCCGCCCCTGGTGATGGACCGCAAGGACTTCCTCGACCGCAAGAAGCACCCCTTCTATCTCCACGGTGACGCCGAGCTCTTCCTGGCCTGGCGGGGCGACGAGGTGGTCGGCCGGATCATGGCCAGCGACGACCCCCGCTACAACGAGGTCCACGAGACCAACCAGGTGGGCGCCGGGATGTTCGACGCCATCGACGACGTGGGGGTCGCCGGCGCCCTCTTCGACGCCGTCGCGGCCTGGGGCAAGGCGAAGGGCCGCGACACCGTGCTCGGCCCGCTGGACTACTCCTCGAACTACAACTGGGGCCTGCTGATCGACGGCTTCGACACCCCGCCCCGGGTGATGATGCCCCACAACCCTCCCTACTATCAGCGCCTCTTCGAGGAGACCGGCTTCGAGAAGGTGAAGGACCTCTGGGCCTGGTGGCTCACGAAGGAGCAGGAGCCCCCCGAGCGCTGGCGCAAGCTCGCCGAGCGGATGGCCAAGCGCGGCGGCGTCACCATCCGCTCCGCGAACCTGAAGGACTACGAGAACGAGGTGCAGCACCTCATGCACATCTACAACGAGGCCTGGGAGGACAACTGGGGCTTCGTGAAGATGACCGAGCCGGAGTTCGAGCACCTCGCCAAGGAGATGAAGCTCCTCATCGACACCAACCTGCTGCTCTTCGCCGAGGTCGAGGGCAAGCCGGTGGGCTTCTCCCTGGCCCTGCCCGACATCAACGAGGTGCTGCGCCACCTCCCCGACGGCAAGCTCACCACCTTCGGGCTGCCCATCGGGCTGGGCAAGCTGCTCTATTACAAGAACAAGATCCGGACGATCCGCCTCATCACCCTCGGCATCCTCCCGGGCTACCGCCGGCGGGGCATCACCGAGCAGCTGATCCTGCGGACCTACGACGTGGGCTCGGCCCACGGCTACACCGCCTGCGAGATGGGCTGGACCCTCGAGGACAACGACCTCATCAACCGGCCGATCGAGGCGCTCGGCTCGACGAAGTACAAGACGATGCGGGTCTACCAGAGGGCGATCGGCTAG
- a CDS encoding proprotein convertase P-domain-containing protein: MKTTKILLSTLLLSALVAPRASLANANDRFGETRVDRLHPEATMDGGVLLDGAQVSKVPWVGSWWAYKNNGIANCWDVSGADDCYEDTRATSPSEKLDEWLGRTDKIDRADVKAYLGQTAALDPLTNEKRDLITKINRWMASNPDGNWREQPDGIRYLEVVEEIKNLQNSLPAVNVDTATEWEILNHGQGVPGVGGWWGHCNAWSAAAIMDPEPRVATTVGGIEFTPADVKGYLAEAWMEQRSSFHGSRANEDPWDKNSDGKTDWADTEVAYKDLTPASFHIFLADQIGNKDKSFVIDRYTGDQVWNQPMRAYQTRMEPLYEGETAMKRQVKQTSYSYNGTGSEKDTGEKDVYPVLVTTTFHWITDGLPHNALNVAEITHRDDRGEFADSWAIRRKYDDQVEIRTLTYELWLSRPLGDEKAQIIGDGEWKHGSMIGNQNHPDFAWQPQGQSPSQRDYENPYVPYDRIVSEILPNMFHTVAPTPTPGGLVKQSTEAQDIPDNDSTGITSEIEVSEDVEITSLVVVPNITHTYRGDLEITLRKGRRWKTIKRKGEGGSADDLKDPIDVPHYIGDTTAGTWRLQVKDRAGQDVGKLEGWQLIFNQ; encoded by the coding sequence ATGAAGACCACGAAGATTCTCCTCTCGACCCTGCTCCTCTCGGCCCTCGTCGCCCCCCGGGCGTCGCTGGCCAACGCCAACGACCGCTTCGGTGAGACCCGGGTGGACCGGCTGCACCCCGAGGCGACGATGGATGGCGGCGTGCTCCTCGACGGCGCGCAGGTCTCCAAGGTGCCGTGGGTGGGCTCCTGGTGGGCCTACAAGAACAACGGCATCGCGAACTGCTGGGACGTCTCCGGCGCCGACGACTGCTACGAGGACACCCGGGCGACCTCCCCGTCCGAGAAGCTGGACGAGTGGCTCGGGCGCACCGACAAGATCGATCGCGCCGACGTGAAGGCCTACCTGGGCCAGACCGCGGCCCTCGATCCCCTGACCAACGAGAAGCGGGACCTGATCACCAAGATCAACCGGTGGATGGCCTCGAATCCGGATGGGAACTGGCGGGAGCAGCCCGACGGCATCCGCTACCTGGAGGTGGTCGAGGAGATCAAGAACCTCCAGAACAGCCTGCCCGCCGTGAACGTCGACACCGCGACCGAGTGGGAGATCCTGAACCACGGTCAGGGCGTCCCTGGCGTCGGCGGCTGGTGGGGTCACTGCAACGCGTGGTCCGCCGCGGCGATCATGGACCCGGAGCCCCGCGTCGCGACGACCGTCGGTGGCATCGAGTTCACGCCGGCCGACGTGAAGGGCTACCTGGCCGAGGCCTGGATGGAGCAGCGCTCCTCCTTCCACGGCTCCCGCGCCAACGAGGACCCCTGGGACAAGAACAGCGACGGGAAGACCGACTGGGCGGACACCGAGGTGGCCTACAAGGACCTGACCCCGGCCTCCTTCCACATCTTCCTGGCCGACCAGATCGGGAACAAGGACAAGTCCTTCGTCATCGACCGCTACACCGGCGACCAGGTCTGGAACCAGCCCATGCGGGCCTACCAGACCCGGATGGAGCCCCTCTACGAGGGCGAGACCGCCATGAAGCGGCAGGTGAAGCAGACCTCCTACTCCTACAACGGCACCGGCTCCGAGAAGGACACCGGGGAGAAGGACGTCTATCCGGTCCTGGTCACCACGACCTTCCACTGGATCACCGACGGCCTGCCCCACAACGCCCTCAACGTCGCCGAGATCACCCACCGCGACGATCGCGGTGAGTTCGCCGACTCGTGGGCCATCCGGCGCAAGTACGACGACCAGGTCGAGATCCGGACGCTGACCTACGAGCTCTGGCTCTCCCGGCCCCTGGGCGACGAGAAGGCCCAGATCATCGGCGACGGTGAGTGGAAGCACGGCTCGATGATCGGCAACCAGAACCACCCCGACTTCGCCTGGCAGCCCCAGGGGCAGTCCCCCTCGCAGCGGGACTACGAGAACCCCTACGTGCCCTACGACCGGATCGTCTCCGAGATCCTGCCGAATATGTTCCACACCGTGGCGCCGACGCCGACCCCGGGTGGGCTCGTGAAGCAGTCCACCGAGGCCCAGGACATCCCGGACAACGACAGCACGGGCATCACCTCCGAGATCGAGGTCAGCGAGGACGTCGAGATCACCAGCCTGGTGGTCGTCCCGAACATCACCCACACCTACCGGGGCGATCTCGAGATCACCCTGCGCAAGGGCCGGCGCTGGAAGACCATCAAGCGCAAGGGTGAGGGCGGCTCGGCCGACGATCTCAAGGATCCCATCGACGTGCCCCACTACATCGGTGACACCACCGCGGGCACCTGGCGCCTCCAGGTCAAGGACCGGGCCGGCCAGGACGTGGGCAAGCTCGAGGGCTGGCAGCTGATCTTCAACCAGTAG
- a CDS encoding lamin tail domain-containing protein, whose translation MLRRSFGLVLLSTLVLTVACGGKPPTLLAIGNQTVAAGETLTIDIAASDPDTSRLSFSAENLPAGSTLDSSGEAQARFRWVPTAADVGDHHVDFFVTDGRSIDSEAIVITVTSGGGTDGPEFVGQTTWVLEADQKSIQKTIEVRDDAATSIDWTIQGNPAGSTFTPLIKRAVFFWEPDATQRQQPQYTFSVTARNPATDKSADQVFTILIRNGGSTTCTTNKPNITSTTPATLDGANDFSISANVTDAESKVQKVTVSYAFGASPAAADFVNLDMIAGTDPAWTASARRATDLGPGEFDTLNYEICATDDDDTTGDACDQQTCTGRLTVNVRLAGGGGLCESCSSDAGCGTAEDRCVTTLGTPFCGVDCSGGGSCPTGYTCTDLGGTISQCTPVSGTCGSSGSPAAQPGDLIINEVLADPPADTDVNGDGIASTTGDEFIEIVSYASSTVDIGGVTVADGTQVRFTFPLGATLGAGEAVVLFGGGNTGNFTGIGNATAYAASSNGTAGTLGLNNTGDSVQLRTPAGQVIDAMSYGASAGQDESVTLDNQVGGIIYVRHSQATGSSTPYSPGTVSCGGNFPVSGNVCNGAYCGDRAQDADTEPNNDLAYAGCLFDTFSVGFTGSLHYVGGTGGPGPDPWDYFIFWAPQGTRLDLLTSAVSGQPEINTTISILDSTGIELAFGDDTTDGSGNLTSFYSEINGYVVPADGTYYVAIATYQGSADQNGAYEFLMVGN comes from the coding sequence ATGCTCCGGCGCTCGTTCGGATTGGTCCTGCTGTCCACCCTGGTGCTCACCGTCGCCTGCGGCGGCAAGCCCCCCACCCTGCTCGCCATCGGCAACCAGACCGTCGCCGCCGGAGAGACCCTCACCATCGACATCGCGGCCAGCGACCCCGACACCAGCCGCCTCTCCTTCAGCGCGGAGAACCTGCCGGCGGGCTCGACCCTCGACTCCTCCGGTGAGGCCCAGGCCCGCTTCCGCTGGGTGCCCACCGCCGCCGACGTGGGCGACCACCACGTGGACTTCTTCGTCACCGACGGCCGCTCCATCGACTCCGAGGCCATCGTCATCACCGTGACCTCCGGTGGCGGCACCGACGGCCCGGAGTTCGTGGGCCAGACCACCTGGGTCCTCGAGGCCGACCAGAAGTCGATCCAGAAGACCATCGAGGTGCGCGACGACGCCGCCACCTCCATCGACTGGACCATCCAGGGCAACCCGGCCGGCTCGACCTTCACCCCCCTGATCAAGCGGGCCGTCTTCTTCTGGGAGCCGGACGCCACCCAGCGGCAGCAGCCCCAGTACACCTTCTCGGTCACCGCCCGGAACCCGGCCACCGACAAGAGCGCGGACCAGGTCTTCACCATCCTGATCCGCAACGGGGGCAGCACGACCTGCACCACCAACAAGCCGAACATCACCTCCACCACCCCGGCCACCCTCGACGGCGCCAACGACTTCTCCATCAGCGCCAACGTGACCGACGCCGAGTCGAAGGTTCAGAAGGTGACCGTCTCCTACGCCTTCGGCGCCAGCCCGGCGGCGGCCGACTTCGTGAACCTCGACATGATCGCCGGCACCGACCCCGCCTGGACCGCCAGCGCCCGCCGCGCGACCGATCTGGGCCCGGGCGAGTTCGACACCCTCAACTACGAGATCTGCGCCACCGACGACGACGACACCACCGGCGACGCCTGCGATCAGCAGACCTGCACCGGCCGGCTGACGGTGAACGTGCGGCTGGCGGGCGGCGGGGGCCTGTGCGAGTCCTGCAGCAGCGACGCCGGCTGCGGCACCGCCGAGGATCGCTGCGTCACCACCCTCGGGACGCCCTTCTGCGGGGTGGACTGCTCGGGCGGAGGCTCCTGCCCCACCGGCTACACCTGCACCGATCTGGGCGGCACCATCTCCCAGTGCACGCCGGTCAGCGGGACCTGCGGCTCCAGCGGCAGCCCCGCCGCCCAGCCCGGCGACCTCATCATCAACGAGGTGCTGGCGGATCCGCCGGCCGACACCGACGTGAACGGGGACGGCATCGCCTCGACCACCGGCGACGAGTTCATCGAGATCGTCTCCTACGCCTCGAGCACCGTCGACATCGGCGGGGTGACCGTCGCGGACGGCACCCAGGTGCGCTTCACCTTCCCCCTCGGCGCCACCCTCGGCGCCGGCGAGGCCGTCGTCCTCTTCGGAGGAGGAAACACCGGCAACTTCACCGGCATCGGCAACGCCACCGCCTACGCGGCGTCCTCTAACGGCACCGCCGGCACCCTCGGCCTGAACAACACCGGCGACTCGGTGCAGCTGCGCACCCCCGCCGGGCAGGTCATCGACGCCATGAGCTACGGCGCCAGCGCGGGCCAGGACGAGTCGGTCACCCTCGACAACCAGGTGGGCGGCATCATCTACGTGCGCCACTCCCAGGCCACCGGCTCCTCCACCCCCTACTCTCCGGGCACCGTGAGCTGCGGAGGCAACTTCCCGGTCAGCGGCAACGTCTGCAACGGCGCCTACTGCGGAGACCGCGCCCAGGACGCCGACACCGAGCCCAACAACGACCTGGCCTACGCCGGTTGCCTCTTCGACACCTTCTCGGTGGGCTTCACCGGCAGCCTCCACTATGTGGGCGGCACGGGCGGCCCCGGCCCCGATCCCTGGGACTACTTCATCTTCTGGGCGCCCCAGGGGACCCGGCTCGATCTGCTGACCTCGGCCGTGAGCGGGCAGCCGGAGATCAACACCACGATCTCGATCCTCGACTCCACCGGCATCGAGCTCGCCTTCGGTGACGACACCACCGATGGCAGCGGCAACCTCACGAGCTTCTACTCGGAGATCAACGGCTACGTGGTGCCCGCCGACGGCACCTACTACGTCGCCATCGCCACCTATCAGGGGAGCGCCGATCAGAACGGCGCCTACGAGTTCCTGATGGTGGGCAACTGA